Proteins encoded by one window of Candidatus Endowatersipora endosymbiont of Watersipora subatra:
- a CDS encoding precorrin-8X methylmutase — MPNLEYQIARYDYIRDPDEIYRRSVEIVCGEAKLSAFPKLMQALAIRLIHSCGMIDIVDDLDYSPNAAEQGIEALRDGASIFCDVEMVRAGIIESSLPAANQVICTLNDPQVSNCVDIIGKTRSASAVDLWREKLSRSLVVVGNAPTALFRLLELIEKGASMPALIIGVPVGFVGAVQSKQLLSRFSSDLPFITVHGRRGGSAMASALVNALALSQEREIINDVSLA; from the coding sequence ATGCCTAATTTAGAATATCAAATCGCTCGATATGATTATATTCGAGACCCTGATGAGATTTATCGAAGATCGGTTGAAATTGTTTGTGGTGAGGCAAAGTTGTCAGCGTTTCCAAAATTAATGCAGGCCCTTGCGATTCGTTTGATCCATTCTTGTGGAATGATTGATATTGTTGATGATCTGGACTATTCACCCAATGCAGCAGAGCAAGGTATTGAAGCTCTAAGAGATGGAGCTTCAATATTTTGCGATGTGGAGATGGTTCGTGCGGGTATTATTGAAAGTTCTTTACCAGCTGCAAATCAGGTGATCTGTACCCTTAATGATCCCCAAGTTTCTAATTGCGTTGATATCATTGGTAAGACGCGCTCAGCATCAGCTGTTGATTTATGGAGAGAAAAATTGTCTCGTTCTTTAGTTGTTGTAGGGAACGCACCCACGGCACTCTTTCGGTTGCTCGAGCTCATAGAAAAGGGTGCGTCAATGCCAGCTCTTATTATAGGTGTTCCTGTAGGATTTGTTGGTGCTGTCCAGTCAAAACAGCTTCTTAGTCGTTTTTCTTCAGATCTTCCTTTTATAACGGTTCATGGTCGTCGTGGCGGATCGGCAATGGCCTCGGCTTTGGTGAATGCGCTCGCACTCTCGCAAGAAAGGGAGATTATAAATGACGTCTCCTTGGCTTAA
- a CDS encoding sirohydrochlorin chelatase — translation MSKTQSDTKKTGVIICGHGSRNQNAMKEFTRIIKILKGRFDHMPVEYGYLEFAHPLIHQGLDQLREQGCINIVAVPGMLFAAGHTKNDIPSVLNTYQINHPDVTIKYGRELGLDLKMIRAAGERIEETLVSSNNRINRYETLLMVVGRGTSDPDANSNVSKMMRMLWEGMGFGWGEVCYSGVTFPLVEPALEKAVKLGYKRIIIFPYFLFTGVLVKRIFSYTDMVAEINPHIEFLKANYLSDHPLIIDTFVDRVNEVEYGYNVMNCQMCKYREPVLGFEDDVGLVQKSYHCHVEGMGRSLHNCPCKGDCDASCHEKKFCQQNDLPWTPSHKHNHIYRYADHPLGPHSMKNDA, via the coding sequence ATGAGTAAAACGCAATCAGATACCAAAAAAACGGGCGTCATTATTTGTGGTCATGGGAGCCGGAATCAAAATGCAATGAAGGAATTCACTAGGATTATAAAGATTTTAAAAGGTCGTTTTGATCATATGCCGGTTGAATATGGTTATCTTGAATTTGCTCATCCGCTTATTCATCAGGGGCTTGATCAATTACGAGAACAAGGCTGTATCAACATTGTTGCTGTCCCAGGGATGTTGTTTGCAGCTGGTCACACTAAAAATGATATTCCAAGCGTTCTTAATACCTATCAAATAAACCATCCTGATGTGACCATTAAGTATGGGCGTGAATTGGGTCTTGATCTAAAAATGATCCGTGCCGCAGGAGAACGAATTGAAGAGACTTTAGTGTCTTCTAATAATCGGATTAACCGCTACGAAACTCTGCTGATGGTGGTTGGTCGTGGCACATCGGACCCTGATGCAAATTCTAACGTATCAAAAATGATGCGTATGTTGTGGGAAGGAATGGGATTTGGCTGGGGTGAAGTTTGTTATTCTGGTGTTACCTTTCCTCTAGTAGAGCCAGCTCTTGAAAAGGCAGTAAAGCTTGGATACAAGCGCATTATTATTTTTCCTTACTTTCTTTTTACTGGTGTCTTGGTAAAGCGCATTTTTTCTTACACTGATATGGTCGCTGAGATTAATCCTCATATTGAATTCTTAAAAGCAAACTATCTCAGTGATCATCCGCTTATTATAGATACATTTGTGGACCGTGTAAATGAAGTTGAATATGGCTACAATGTGATGAATTGCCAAATGTGTAAATATCGTGAGCCTGTTCTTGGTTTTGAAGATGACGTAGGGTTGGTTCAGAAAAGTTACCATTGCCATGTTGAAGGCATGGGGAGAAGTCTACATAATTGTCCTTGCAAAGGTGACTGTGATGCTTCCTGTCATGAAAAAAAATTTTGTCAACAGAATGATTTGCCCTGGACACCATCGCATAAGCATAATCATATATATCGCTATGCGGATCATCCGTTAGGACCGCATTCTATGAAAAACGATGCCTAA
- the cobO gene encoding cob(I)yrinic acid a,c-diamide adenosyltransferase has product MSKKSKSLASMNEVEFNQRHTKKMKRKKAIHDQIIATKTRKKGLVIVHTGKGKGKSTAAFGMVFRALGNGMKVGIVQFIKGKWNSGERLILENWGGQVTMAAMGEGFTWETQDRIRDITSACQSWEQAKAMIMDEDIDLVLCDELNIVLRYDYVQVDEVIEFLKSKPEMKHVIITGRNAKDQLIEFADLVTEMTMVKHPFRDGVKAQIGIEF; this is encoded by the coding sequence ATGTCAAAGAAGTCTAAATCTCTTGCTTCGATGAACGAAGTGGAATTCAATCAGCGTCATACGAAAAAGATGAAACGGAAAAAGGCTATTCACGATCAAATTATTGCAACTAAGACTCGTAAAAAGGGACTTGTGATTGTTCATACTGGTAAAGGTAAAGGAAAATCGACAGCAGCATTTGGCATGGTTTTTCGAGCGCTTGGAAATGGTATGAAGGTAGGTATTGTTCAATTCATTAAAGGTAAATGGAATAGTGGTGAGCGACTGATTCTTGAAAATTGGGGAGGGCAAGTTACCATGGCAGCCATGGGAGAAGGCTTTACCTGGGAAACTCAGGACAGAATTCGTGATATTACATCTGCTTGTCAAAGCTGGGAACAGGCTAAGGCAATGATTATGGATGAAGATATTGATCTGGTTTTGTGCGATGAATTGAACATTGTATTGCGCTATGATTATGTTCAGGTTGATGAGGTTATTGAATTTCTTAAATCCAAGCCTGAGATGAAACATGTTATTATCACAGGACGGAACGCTAAGGATCAACTCATTGAATTTGCGGATCTTGTAACAGAGATGACGATGGTGAAACATCCGTTCAGGGATGGTGTAAAGGCGCAGATAGGAATCGAGTTTTGA
- the cobN gene encoding cobaltochelatase subunit CobN — MHLLFSQKDCLSDTDGAIDLKQEPADVVFISSADSDLACITAAHDVLDDSDHLSLRVANMMVLSHPLSIDIYCEQTIVQSSCVIIRCLGGESYWQYGLEKIQSACCSNNIKLIVLPGDDKPDLSLEPYGTVNVEIRRALWSYWIHGGIINARLALLYVKALICDETLPLPIVQPLLKAGLWLADINAPLLSDIQKDWSSGSPVVAIIFYRALVQAGNTEPIDALCSALTKKKMNPLPVFVSSLKDEVSQATVRFFFEKVSPSVVINLTGFCVSQSVGSHQKTVLEEGGAIILQAVLSGSSQNVWEGSNQGLSPRDLAMNVAMPELDGRVLSRAIAFKNSDHYALSVQANIVRHVPLQNRVDFVADLAKNWCLLAQSTPHERRFSLILANYPNKDGRLANGVGLDTPAGTVELVKVLRRQGYQIGTFPDTGQELVEYLQAGPTNAEVRGREIRECLSILDYKKFFAQLSPKIQDEVKQQWGEPESDPAYLDDQESIALTLARFDNLVVGLQPTRGYNIDPVSTYHSPDLVPPHSYFAFYFYLRYSFGNHAVVHMGKHGTMEWLPGKALALDNQCYPEAVLGATPHLYPFIVNDPGEGTQAKRRSSAVIIDHLTPPLTRAESYGPLKELEALVDEYYESKHLDPRRLMYLRTEILNLMSNTGLDYDSGVSKTDDEIQALEKLDAYLCELKEMQIRDGLHIFGKAPEGRLLTDLTVALARLPRDNGERGNNSLHRALALDCRLNFDPLDCQMEKAWDGPRPQILQDICEDLWRSYGDTVERLELLAALLVDGKISPSSTWYHTCDVLDEIRRKIKPSIEACGVSEITQFSRALSGHFVPPGPSGAPTRGKIDVLPTGRNFYSVDSRSIPTPAAWHLGQKSADLLIRRYCQDYGEWPKSIGLSAWGTSNMRTGGDDIAQALALIGARPLWDHASRRVTGFEVITLAELGRSRVDVTLRISGFFRDAFPTQIELFDRAVRAIAELEEEVSDNPIAAAVKNEAQKLEYNGCDPEQAILQAGYRVYGSKPGAYGVGLQALIDHKCWENRSDLAKAYLAWGGYAYGLRSDGKLHREQFGIRLTSIQAVIQNQDNREHDLLDSDDYYQFEGGMTAAVEHISGYRPIVYHNDHSYPQRPKIRTLEEEISRVVRARVVNPKWINGVMRHGYKGAFEIAATFDYMFAFSATTGAVRDYHFDAVYQAFIADETVREFLADKNPHALQEIAERFLEAMDRRLWTARSNSARHDLEKLTLNHNKSSQQSGVECE, encoded by the coding sequence ATGCATCTTCTTTTCTCTCAAAAAGATTGCCTATCAGATACCGATGGCGCCATTGATCTTAAACAAGAACCTGCAGATGTTGTTTTCATATCTTCTGCCGATAGCGATCTAGCTTGCATAACAGCGGCTCATGATGTGCTAGATGATAGTGATCATCTCAGTTTACGGGTGGCGAATATGATGGTCCTTTCTCACCCTCTTTCTATTGATATTTATTGTGAGCAAACGATTGTACAATCGTCTTGTGTGATTATTCGTTGTTTAGGTGGGGAAAGCTATTGGCAGTATGGGCTTGAGAAAATACAATCAGCCTGCTGTTCTAATAATATTAAATTGATTGTTTTGCCAGGCGATGATAAACCTGATTTATCGCTTGAACCTTATGGGACAGTCAACGTTGAAATTCGTAGAGCACTTTGGTCTTACTGGATTCATGGTGGTATCATTAACGCTCGTCTGGCACTTCTTTATGTCAAAGCATTAATCTGTGATGAGACATTGCCGCTTCCTATCGTGCAGCCGTTGCTGAAAGCAGGATTATGGTTGGCAGATATCAATGCACCGTTACTTTCTGATATTCAAAAAGATTGGAGTTCCGGTAGTCCAGTAGTTGCTATTATATTTTATCGGGCACTAGTTCAAGCTGGAAATACAGAACCAATTGATGCTTTATGCTCTGCTCTCACAAAGAAAAAGATGAACCCACTTCCTGTTTTTGTTTCATCACTTAAAGATGAAGTATCGCAGGCGACGGTTAGATTTTTTTTTGAAAAAGTATCTCCTTCTGTTGTGATCAACCTAACTGGGTTTTGTGTCTCTCAATCTGTTGGCTCTCACCAAAAAACTGTTTTAGAAGAAGGGGGGGCAATTATTTTACAGGCTGTTTTGTCTGGTAGTAGCCAGAACGTTTGGGAAGGTTCAAATCAAGGCCTATCTCCCCGTGACCTTGCTATGAATGTAGCAATGCCAGAGTTAGATGGGCGCGTGTTGTCACGTGCTATAGCCTTTAAAAATTCAGACCATTACGCTTTATCCGTCCAAGCGAATATTGTTCGCCATGTACCTCTTCAAAATCGGGTGGATTTTGTGGCTGATCTCGCTAAAAATTGGTGTTTGTTAGCTCAAAGCACCCCTCATGAGCGTCGATTTTCTCTGATATTAGCTAATTATCCCAACAAAGATGGCCGACTGGCGAACGGGGTAGGACTTGATACTCCTGCAGGAACAGTAGAACTTGTAAAAGTATTGCGGCGACAGGGATATCAAATAGGAACTTTTCCTGATACTGGTCAGGAACTTGTTGAATATCTTCAAGCCGGTCCTACCAATGCTGAAGTGAGAGGGAGGGAAATTCGTGAGTGTCTTTCTATTCTTGATTACAAGAAATTCTTTGCGCAACTTTCCCCTAAAATTCAAGATGAAGTAAAACAGCAATGGGGAGAACCTGAGTCTGATCCTGCCTATCTGGATGATCAAGAATCTATTGCTCTGACTCTTGCTCGTTTTGATAACCTTGTAGTGGGTCTTCAGCCTACACGGGGCTATAATATAGACCCCGTTTCGACATACCATTCACCAGATCTCGTCCCACCTCACAGTTATTTTGCTTTTTATTTTTATCTACGCTACAGCTTTGGCAATCATGCTGTTGTTCATATGGGGAAACACGGAACTATGGAGTGGTTGCCTGGGAAGGCATTGGCTTTAGATAATCAATGCTATCCAGAGGCAGTATTGGGGGCAACTCCTCATCTTTATCCGTTCATTGTTAATGATCCAGGAGAAGGAACACAAGCTAAAAGACGTTCTTCAGCGGTGATTATTGATCATTTGACACCACCTCTGACACGTGCAGAAAGCTATGGTCCACTGAAAGAGTTAGAAGCTCTGGTTGATGAATATTATGAATCAAAGCATCTTGATCCTCGTCGTCTCATGTATTTACGTACCGAAATTCTTAATTTGATGAGTAATACCGGATTAGATTATGATTCAGGCGTATCTAAAACTGATGATGAAATCCAGGCACTCGAGAAACTGGATGCTTACCTTTGCGAACTTAAAGAAATGCAGATCCGTGATGGATTACATATCTTTGGCAAGGCACCAGAAGGGCGTTTATTAACTGACTTGACAGTTGCTCTGGCAAGATTACCAAGAGATAATGGAGAAAGAGGTAACAATAGCCTTCATCGTGCTTTGGCTTTAGATTGTCGATTGAATTTTGATCCCCTCGATTGTCAAATGGAAAAAGCTTGGGATGGACCTCGACCTCAAATACTTCAGGATATCTGTGAGGATTTATGGAGGAGTTACGGTGATACCGTTGAAAGGCTTGAATTATTGGCAGCTCTTTTAGTGGATGGCAAGATTAGTCCTTCTTCTACTTGGTATCACACTTGTGATGTTTTAGATGAAATCCGTAGAAAGATCAAGCCTTCGATAGAGGCCTGTGGTGTATCTGAGATAACTCAGTTTTCACGTGCTTTATCTGGTCACTTTGTTCCTCCAGGTCCCTCTGGAGCCCCGACTCGAGGAAAAATAGATGTTTTACCTACCGGACGTAATTTTTATTCTGTTGATAGTCGTTCCATACCGACACCTGCTGCTTGGCACCTTGGTCAAAAATCGGCAGATCTTTTGATTCGGCGTTATTGTCAAGATTATGGTGAATGGCCAAAGTCTATCGGGTTATCTGCATGGGGCACTTCCAATATGCGAACGGGCGGTGATGATATTGCACAGGCATTAGCATTGATTGGTGCACGTCCCTTATGGGATCATGCCTCTCGTCGTGTGACTGGCTTTGAAGTTATCACGTTAGCGGAATTAGGACGTTCTCGGGTTGATGTAACCTTGCGGATTTCTGGTTTTTTCCGAGATGCTTTTCCTACTCAGATCGAACTTTTTGATAGGGCTGTTCGGGCCATTGCGGAGCTAGAAGAAGAAGTTTCTGATAACCCGATTGCCGCAGCAGTAAAAAATGAGGCACAGAAACTTGAGTATAATGGTTGTGATCCTGAACAGGCAATCTTACAAGCCGGATACAGGGTTTATGGATCAAAGCCAGGTGCTTATGGTGTTGGATTGCAGGCTTTAATCGATCACAAGTGTTGGGAGAATCGTAGTGATCTTGCCAAGGCTTATCTTGCTTGGGGAGGTTATGCTTATGGACTCAGGTCTGATGGGAAATTGCATCGTGAGCAATTCGGTATCCGATTAACTTCTATTCAGGCTGTTATACAGAACCAGGATAACCGCGAGCATGATCTTCTTGATTCTGACGATTATTATCAATTTGAGGGAGGAATGACGGCTGCTGTCGAGCATATTTCAGGTTATAGACCAATTGTCTATCACAATGACCATTCCTATCCACAAAGGCCTAAAATTCGAACATTGGAAGAAGAAATAAGCCGGGTGGTACGGGCGCGAGTCGTTAATCCCAAATGGATCAATGGAGTTATGCGCCATGGTTACAAAGGTGCATTTGAAATCGCTGCTACTTTTGATTATATGTTCGCGTTTTCTGCAACCACCGGTGCAGTTCGCGATTATCATTTTGATGCTGTGTATCAGGCATTTATTGCTGATGAGACAGTAAGAGAATTTTTGGCAGATAAGAATCCCCATGCCCTTCAGGAGATCGCCGAACGATTTCTTGAAGCCATGGATCGCAGATTATGGACAGCGAGATCTAATTCTGCCAGACATGATCTTGAGAAACTGACCTTGAACCATAATAAATCTTCTCAACAGTCAGGAGTGGAATGTGAATGA
- the cobW gene encoding cobalamin biosynthesis protein CobW: MDAQKIPATVITGFLGAGKTTLIRRILATANGKRLALIINEFGDLGIDGEILADCGDKTCQKDEIVELTNGCICCTVAEDFVPTITKLMERDPLPDHIVIETSGLSLPQPLVNAFNWPQIREQLILDGVVTVVDSEAIAEGSFSNNRQKKTEIIDHSSSLEELFKDQIISADLIILNKMDLIGREHVVAVETAVRDATLSPVKFIHAGKDSVPGADVLLGLDIVTNIVHHQDVHEHDHDHFKNLVISGGTVLDIEILKTGLAFIIARHDILRVKGFVAVVGKPMRLVVQAVGQRIDTYFDRNWGLMERQESSLVIIGYSDMDVEKITEGIKGVLGEI; this comes from the coding sequence ATGGATGCTCAAAAAATTCCTGCAACTGTGATTACAGGGTTCCTAGGGGCAGGAAAAACAACGCTAATCCGTAGAATATTGGCGACTGCCAACGGAAAACGCCTTGCTCTTATCATCAACGAATTTGGTGATCTGGGGATTGATGGTGAGATTTTGGCTGATTGTGGTGATAAGACGTGTCAGAAAGATGAGATTGTTGAGTTAACCAATGGATGCATCTGCTGTACCGTTGCAGAAGACTTTGTCCCCACAATAACAAAGCTAATGGAAAGAGATCCACTGCCTGATCATATTGTTATTGAAACATCTGGCCTTTCTTTGCCTCAGCCCTTAGTGAATGCTTTCAATTGGCCACAGATTAGGGAGCAGTTGATACTGGATGGTGTTGTGACAGTGGTCGATTCTGAAGCTATAGCTGAAGGAAGTTTTTCCAATAATCGTCAGAAAAAAACTGAAATTATAGATCATAGTAGCTCCCTTGAAGAGTTGTTTAAAGACCAGATCATAAGCGCTGACCTCATTATTCTTAACAAAATGGACCTTATTGGTCGTGAACATGTAGTTGCTGTCGAAACTGCGGTTCGTGATGCAACCCTCTCCCCTGTAAAATTTATCCATGCGGGAAAGGATAGTGTTCCGGGAGCTGATGTTTTGCTTGGTTTGGACATAGTAACTAATATCGTTCATCACCAAGATGTTCATGAACATGATCACGATCATTTTAAAAATCTGGTTATTTCCGGTGGAACAGTTCTCGATATTGAGATCTTGAAGACAGGGTTAGCATTCATTATTGCTCGTCATGATATTTTACGGGTAAAGGGGTTTGTAGCAGTTGTCGGAAAACCGATGCGATTGGTTGTTCAGGCTGTTGGTCAGCGTATTGATACCTATTTTGACCGAAACTGGGGTCTTATGGAACGGCAAGAATCCTCCTTGGTTATAATTGGCTATAGTGACATGGATGTAGAAAAGATCACAGAAGGAATTAAGGGGGTTTTAGGTGAGATTTAA
- the cobU gene encoding bifunctional adenosylcobinamide kinase/adenosylcobinamide-phosphate guanylyltransferase, with the protein MSDQIPFPFLPGIILVLGGTRSGKSSFAQNLAKISGRQKVYLATGYSLDDEMANRIALHQVHRGPDWQLVEERLDLPTIISQMANKEHCIVVDCLTFWLTNLVMAGKNVIESCQLLLDYLLVLSAEFSVILVSNEVGQGIVPETKMARDFRDHAGQLNQDIAAIANHVWFLTAGLPQKLK; encoded by the coding sequence GTGTCTGATCAGATTCCATTTCCTTTCTTACCGGGTATTATTCTCGTCTTGGGAGGGACTCGATCTGGAAAGAGCTCTTTCGCTCAAAATCTAGCTAAAATCAGTGGTCGCCAGAAAGTTTATCTTGCTACTGGTTATTCTCTTGATGATGAGATGGCGAATCGAATTGCTCTGCATCAGGTTCATCGCGGTCCAGATTGGCAATTAGTTGAGGAAAGGCTTGATCTTCCAACTATCATCTCCCAAATGGCTAATAAAGAGCACTGTATTGTAGTGGATTGTCTTACATTTTGGCTCACTAATCTAGTGATGGCAGGAAAAAATGTAATCGAGAGTTGTCAGCTTTTGTTAGATTATTTGTTGGTGCTTTCGGCCGAATTTTCGGTTATTTTGGTTAGCAATGAAGTTGGACAAGGGATCGTGCCAGAGACAAAAATGGCCCGAGATTTTAGGGATCATGCAGGACAACTGAATCAAGATATTGCCGCTATCGCAAACCATGTTTGGTTTTTAACTGCTGGCCTACCACAAAAATTGAAATAA
- a CDS encoding cobyric acid synthase encodes MIQKRKAKSIMIQGTGSDVGKTVLVAGLCRLATRKGLSVLPFKPQNMSNNAAVADIPLDDGGGGEVARAQWLQALACHRLSHVDMNPVLLKPQSDLGSQIIVHGKLWKTANGRDYQSLKPHLMNAVMESYRRLCEQADLVIVEGAGSPAELNLRVGDIANMGFATKANVPVILVGDIDRGGVIASLVGTHTILSNMDRKMVCGYLINKFRGDLSVFDKGIDHISELTGWPCFGIIPWFSGANNLPAEDSFALERASSNQNGTVIVIVPVLSRISNFDDLDPLKLEPHLRLVFVRPGDLWPKGARLVILLGSKSTISDLEQFKALGWERNLHNHVRQGGYVLGLCGGYQMMGRSVKDPYRIEGVQKEAKGLGLLDVDTVLIPNKVVLNTKAIDVTTKKSIEGYEIHMGSTRGPDRKRPMILIGNKTDGAISQNGLCRGCYLHGLFSSDDWRRSYLLSLGIESKGQSYRNSLNSTLDELADFLELWIDAKIWEMNEILPV; translated from the coding sequence ATGATTCAGAAAAGAAAAGCTAAATCAATTATGATTCAAGGTACTGGATCGGATGTAGGTAAAACGGTCCTTGTTGCTGGTTTATGCCGACTAGCAACCCGAAAAGGACTGTCTGTGCTCCCTTTTAAACCTCAAAATATGTCTAATAACGCAGCTGTTGCTGACATTCCTTTAGATGATGGCGGTGGTGGAGAAGTCGCTCGTGCTCAGTGGTTACAGGCATTAGCATGTCATAGATTATCGCATGTGGATATGAACCCTGTCCTTCTCAAACCTCAATCGGATCTAGGGAGTCAGATTATTGTGCATGGTAAGTTATGGAAGACGGCTAATGGGAGAGATTATCAGAGTCTCAAGCCTCATCTTATGAATGCTGTGATGGAAAGCTATAGACGTTTGTGTGAACAGGCAGATCTAGTCATTGTTGAAGGTGCTGGATCTCCCGCTGAACTAAACCTAAGAGTAGGTGATATTGCCAACATGGGATTTGCAACTAAAGCAAATGTACCGGTTATTTTAGTCGGTGATATTGATAGAGGAGGAGTCATTGCATCTCTGGTTGGGACTCATACAATTTTGTCTAACATGGATCGAAAGATGGTGTGCGGATATCTAATCAATAAATTTCGTGGAGATCTCAGCGTTTTTGATAAGGGAATTGATCACATTTCAGAATTGACAGGATGGCCGTGTTTTGGAATTATTCCTTGGTTTTCTGGTGCCAACAACCTACCAGCTGAAGATTCTTTTGCTTTGGAACGAGCTTCAAGTAATCAAAATGGCACGGTGATAGTGATTGTGCCGGTACTTTCAAGAATCTCCAACTTTGATGATTTGGATCCTTTAAAACTAGAACCTCATCTCCGCTTGGTATTTGTGAGACCAGGTGATTTATGGCCTAAAGGGGCAAGGTTGGTCATTTTATTAGGTTCAAAATCAACGATTTCTGATCTTGAACAATTCAAGGCACTCGGTTGGGAGAGGAACCTGCATAATCACGTACGCCAAGGTGGCTATGTTTTGGGTCTTTGCGGGGGTTACCAGATGATGGGAAGAAGTGTAAAAGATCCTTATAGAATAGAGGGAGTTCAGAAGGAAGCAAAGGGGTTGGGACTTTTAGATGTTGACACAGTTCTAATACCTAACAAAGTTGTCTTGAACACTAAAGCTATTGATGTGACAACAAAAAAAAGTATCGAAGGATATGAAATCCACATGGGATCGACCAGAGGACCGGACAGAAAGCGACCGATGATTCTTATTGGGAATAAGACTGATGGTGCTATCTCACAAAATGGGCTATGTAGAGGATGTTATTTGCATGGGCTTTTTTCTTCTGATGATTGGCGTCGATCATACCTGTTAAGTCTTGGTATTGAAAGTAAAGGTCAAAGCTATCGTAACAGTTTAAATTCTACTCTTGATGAGCTAGCTGATTTTCTAGAGTTGTGGATTGATGCAAAGATCTGGGAGATGAACGAAATTCTTCCCGTTTGA